The following proteins are encoded in a genomic region of Zea mays cultivar B73 chromosome 9, Zm-B73-REFERENCE-NAM-5.0, whole genome shotgun sequence:
- the LOC103639531 gene encoding dehydration-responsive element-binding protein 2E, producing MQSYGRKRAWKKGPTRGKGGPQNAACEYRGVRQRTWGKWVAEIREPNKRTRLWLGSFATAEEAALAYDEAARRLYGPDAFLNLPHLRASAVSSAAAHQRLRWLSASARGAAAVPAYGLLNLNAQHNVRVIHQRLQELKNNGSPAKPPPSPSLRVSPSAPHKQLAPADHLPAVATTSPCSIVVVTHVHAAPAMSCFHALEQTVATVAMRTVDDAEPCEGGACPPAADKPQIDLREFLQQIGVLNTDDDGITATAKAAFHAAGDAAVSCFVSGNGDFDWDVLAADLNDIAGAHGGANGGVQMDDLHEHAVDQFGTCLPIPVWDV from the coding sequence ATGCAGAGCTACGGCCGCAAGCGCGCGTGGAAGAAGGGCCCGACGCGGGGGAAGGGCGGCCCGCAGAACGCGGCGTGCGAGTACCGCGGCGTGCGCCAGAGGACGTGGGGCAAGTGGGTGGCCGAGATCCGAGAGCCCAACAAGCGCACCCGCCTCTGGCTCGGCTCCTTCGCCACCGCCGAGGAGGCCGCGCTCGCCTACGACGAGGCCGCGCGCAGGCTCTACGGCCCCGACGCCTTCCTCAACCTGCCGCACCTCCGCGCCTCCGCCGTATCCTCCGCCGCCGCGCACCAGAGGCTCAGGTGGCTCTCTGCCTCTgccaggggcgccgccgccgtcCCGGCCTACGGCCTGCTCAACCTCAACGCGCAGCACAACGTGCGCGTCATCCACCAGAGGCTGCAGGAGCTCAAGAATAACGGCTCGCCAGCcaagccgccgccgtcgccgtcgctgCGCGTTTCTCCTTCTGCCCCGCACAAGCAGCTCGCCCCGGCCGATCATCTCCCTGCGGTGGCCACCACGTCTCCCTGCTCCATCGTCGTCGTCACCCACGTGCACGCGGCTCCGGCCATGTCCTGCTTCCACGCCCTGGAGCAGACGGTGGCCACGGTCGCCATGAGGACGGTCGACGACGCCGAGCCGTGCGAGGGCGGCGCCTGCCCGCCCGCCGCGGACAAGCCTCAGATCGACCTCAGGGAGTTCTTGCAACAGATCGGCGTGCTCAACACCGACGACGACGGCATCACGGCTACTGCTAAAGCCGCCTTTCACGCCGCCGGTGATGCCGCCGTGTCTTGCTTCGTCAGCGGCAACGGCGACTTCGACTGGGACGTGCTGGCAGCGGACCTCAACGACATCGCGGGAGCCCACGGCGGCGCCAACGGAGGGGTTCAGATGGACGATCTGCATGAGCATGCGGTCGACCAGTTCGGGACCTGCCTGCCCATCCCTGTCTGGGACGTGTAG